In Plantibacter sp. PA-3-X8, one DNA window encodes the following:
- a CDS encoding DsbA family protein yields the protein MTTSAADNTRVDFWFDPSCPWAWMTSRWVDEVTEARNLDVHWHIMSLAVLNEDQDVSDDYRAFFPRALRYTRLVAAAAAEHGHAVVKPLYDALGTRIHPGGRAEDVDAVIAEALAETGLPAALAEASTTDAYDGPMRESHFDGIGRVGQDVGTPVIAIDDVAFFGPVISPAPKGEQALALWDGVVAAAAYPGFFELKRSRTADPIFD from the coding sequence ATGACGACTTCCGCTGCAGACAACACCCGCGTCGACTTCTGGTTCGACCCCTCCTGCCCGTGGGCCTGGATGACCTCGCGTTGGGTCGACGAGGTCACCGAAGCCAGGAACCTCGACGTCCACTGGCACATCATGAGCCTCGCCGTCCTCAACGAGGACCAGGACGTCAGCGACGACTACCGGGCCTTCTTCCCCCGGGCGCTCCGATACACGCGGCTCGTCGCCGCTGCGGCAGCCGAACACGGACACGCGGTCGTCAAGCCGCTCTACGACGCCCTCGGCACGCGGATCCACCCCGGCGGACGCGCGGAGGACGTCGACGCCGTGATCGCCGAAGCCCTCGCCGAGACCGGGCTCCCGGCGGCGCTCGCCGAAGCGTCGACGACGGACGCCTACGACGGGCCCATGCGCGAGAGCCACTTCGACGGCATCGGACGGGTCGGTCAGGACGTCGGCACCCCCGTCATCGCGATCGACGACGTCGCGTTCTTCGGACCCGTCATCTCGCCAGCGCCGAAGGGCGAGCAGGCGCTCGCACTGTGGGACGGTGTCGTCGCCGCTGCCGCCTACCCGGGCTTCTTCGAGCTGAAGCGCAGCCGTACGGCGGACCCGATCTTCGACTGA
- a CDS encoding ribose-5-phosphate isomerase: protein MRIHIATDHAGLELSQFLQDHLRAAGHDVVDHGPAEYDALDDYPAFCINAAKAVVRDQQAGVDALGVVFGGSGNGEQIAANKVVGVRAALVWNLSTAQLARQHNDANVISIGARQHSTDEAVSFIDAFIAEPFSLEERHARRIAQLAEFEATGTIAGKHVDA from the coding sequence ATGCGCATCCACATCGCCACCGATCACGCCGGTCTCGAGCTCAGTCAGTTCCTGCAGGACCACCTGCGCGCAGCCGGTCACGACGTCGTCGACCACGGCCCGGCCGAGTACGACGCGTTGGACGACTACCCGGCGTTCTGCATCAACGCGGCGAAGGCCGTCGTGCGCGACCAGCAGGCCGGTGTGGACGCCCTCGGCGTGGTGTTCGGCGGCTCGGGTAACGGCGAGCAGATCGCCGCGAACAAGGTCGTCGGTGTCCGCGCGGCGCTCGTCTGGAACCTCAGCACGGCGCAGCTGGCGCGGCAGCACAACGACGCCAACGTGATCTCGATCGGTGCGCGTCAGCACAGCACCGACGAGGCGGTGTCGTTCATCGACGCGTTCATCGCCGAGCCGTTCAGCCTCGAGGAACGTCACGCCCGCCGGATCGCCCAGCTCGCCGAGTTCGAGGCGACCGGCACCATCGCCGGCAAGCACGTCGACGCCTGA
- a CDS encoding Fpg/Nei family DNA glycosylase, giving the protein MPEGHSVHRIARQFAQNFVGHRVAVSSPQGRFAEGAAVLDGRTVTDAKAVGKQMFLEFDDGLWLRVHLGLYGAWDFAGEIRSDPTIAASNGRMGQTNQRGTVLDDDDAPIHDADGENSLHSIGAPRRARVRMSEQSSPLAEIDERFPPEPVGQVRVRLLTETTVADLRGPTACEVIDAAGVQAVFDRLGPDPLLDPSAEAGERFVSRAHRKGSPIGLLLMDQQIISGIGNVYRAELLFRARLDPHRTGKTVPVETLREIWLDWTRLLAIGVETGQMMTMDDLSAADYRLAMANRADRHWVYKREGLPCRVCGTNILLEEMGARKLYWCPNCQR; this is encoded by the coding sequence ATGCCCGAGGGGCACTCCGTCCATCGCATCGCCCGACAGTTCGCTCAGAACTTCGTCGGACACCGGGTCGCCGTGTCGTCTCCCCAGGGGCGCTTCGCCGAGGGTGCCGCCGTGCTCGACGGACGGACGGTCACCGACGCCAAGGCCGTGGGCAAGCAGATGTTCCTCGAGTTCGACGACGGACTGTGGTTGCGCGTGCACCTCGGTCTGTACGGCGCCTGGGACTTCGCCGGTGAGATCCGGTCGGACCCGACCATCGCCGCCTCGAACGGCCGCATGGGGCAGACGAACCAGCGCGGCACGGTGCTCGACGACGACGATGCGCCGATCCACGATGCGGACGGCGAGAACTCCCTGCACAGCATCGGTGCACCGCGCCGGGCCAGGGTCCGGATGTCCGAGCAGTCGAGCCCGCTCGCCGAGATCGACGAGCGGTTCCCACCCGAACCGGTGGGTCAGGTGCGCGTGCGGCTGTTGACCGAGACGACCGTGGCGGACCTCCGTGGGCCGACCGCCTGCGAGGTGATCGACGCCGCCGGGGTACAGGCCGTCTTCGATCGGCTCGGACCGGATCCACTGCTCGACCCGAGTGCGGAGGCAGGGGAGCGGTTCGTGTCGCGTGCGCACCGCAAGGGTTCCCCGATCGGTCTGCTCCTCATGGATCAGCAGATCATCAGCGGGATCGGCAACGTCTACCGCGCCGAACTGCTGTTCCGCGCCCGTCTCGATCCGCACCGCACCGGTAAGACGGTCCCCGTCGAGACGCTTCGCGAGATCTGGCTCGATTGGACGCGGTTGCTCGCGATCGGGGTCGAGACCGGCCAGATGATGACGATGGACGACCTGTCGGCGGCCGACTACCGCCTCGCGATGGCCAACCGCGCCGATCGCCACTGGGTCTACAAGCGGGAGGGACTGCCGTGCCGGGTCTGCGGGACGAACATCCTCCTCGAGGAGATGGGCGCCCGCAAGCTGTACTGGTGCCCGAACTGTCAGCGCTGA
- a CDS encoding amidohydrolase gives MTEHRPGPDGDLVTTIADVHLSGPRRGGSSDAERVDVLLEDGSIVAIRPADPEVLLRSDPGVLDGGGGFLLPGLWDHHVHFTQWARTARRVDLSSAESAAEAVELVAERIAQEVDGDGWVEGARFRDALWPDTPTFALLDAIAPDREVVLVSADLHCCWLNSAALRATGFADHPTGLLREEESFAVLKQLDQVADELSDRWVDAAADQAASRGVVGVVDLEMRWNAADWIRRVGNGTRALRISFGVYAEHLERAIDAGLVTGGVLAGTDGLVQVGPFKVITDGSLNTRTACCEAPYPGSAPGTDAHGMLNVPPERLTALLTLATANGLHCAVHAIGDRANTLALDAIETTGARGTIEHAQLLRASDLERFARTGTAASVQPEHAMDDRDIAEVHWAGRTDRAFVLRSLLDAGATLRLGSDAPVAPLDPWVSIAAAVTRSRDGREAWHGEQAITVEEALAASTRGDDDVVAVGRPADLVVVPFDPFSCAPEALRTMPVRATMLGGRLTAAPSVRPAGG, from the coding sequence ATGACCGAGCACCGCCCTGGACCCGACGGCGACCTCGTCACGACGATCGCCGACGTCCACCTGTCCGGACCGCGCCGCGGAGGCTCGTCCGATGCCGAACGGGTCGACGTCCTGCTGGAGGACGGCTCGATCGTGGCGATCCGACCCGCCGACCCCGAGGTTCTGCTTCGCTCTGACCCCGGGGTGTTGGACGGCGGTGGTGGCTTCCTCCTGCCGGGGCTCTGGGACCACCACGTGCACTTCACCCAGTGGGCGCGCACGGCCAGGCGCGTCGACCTGTCCTCTGCTGAATCCGCCGCCGAGGCGGTCGAGTTGGTCGCTGAGCGGATCGCCCAGGAGGTCGACGGTGACGGCTGGGTCGAGGGCGCGAGGTTCCGGGACGCCCTCTGGCCGGACACGCCGACGTTCGCACTGCTCGACGCGATCGCCCCGGACCGTGAGGTCGTGCTGGTCAGTGCCGACCTCCACTGCTGTTGGCTGAACAGCGCAGCGCTCCGGGCCACGGGCTTCGCCGACCATCCCACCGGCCTGTTGCGGGAGGAGGAGTCGTTCGCCGTCCTCAAACAGCTCGACCAGGTCGCCGACGAGCTCTCCGACCGCTGGGTCGACGCCGCCGCCGATCAGGCGGCATCGCGCGGCGTCGTCGGTGTCGTCGACCTGGAGATGCGCTGGAACGCCGCGGACTGGATCCGTCGGGTCGGGAACGGGACTCGCGCGCTCCGCATCTCCTTCGGTGTGTACGCCGAGCACCTCGAGCGCGCGATCGACGCCGGGCTCGTGACCGGGGGAGTGCTCGCCGGAACGGACGGCCTGGTGCAGGTCGGCCCGTTCAAGGTCATCACCGACGGATCTCTCAACACCCGGACGGCCTGCTGCGAAGCGCCCTATCCGGGTTCGGCTCCCGGAACCGACGCGCACGGGATGCTCAACGTCCCGCCGGAGCGACTCACCGCATTGCTCACCCTGGCGACCGCCAACGGCCTCCACTGCGCGGTGCACGCCATCGGTGACCGCGCCAACACCCTCGCGCTCGACGCGATCGAGACGACCGGCGCGAGGGGCACGATCGAGCACGCGCAGCTGCTCCGGGCGTCGGACCTGGAGCGGTTCGCGCGGACCGGAACAGCGGCCAGTGTCCAGCCGGAACACGCGATGGACGATCGGGACATCGCCGAGGTCCACTGGGCCGGGCGCACCGACCGTGCCTTCGTGCTCCGCAGCCTCCTCGATGCCGGCGCCACGCTCCGGCTTGGTTCCGACGCCCCGGTCGCTCCGCTCGACCCGTGGGTCTCCATCGCCGCCGCCGTGACGCGCAGCCGCGATGGACGCGAGGCCTGGCACGGGGAGCAGGCCATCACGGTCGAGGAGGCACTGGCGGCGTCGACCAGAGGAGACGATGACGTGGTGGCCGTCGGCCGCCCCGCCGACCTCGTCGTCGTGCCGTTCGACCCGTTCTCCTGCGCACCGGAGGCCCTGCGCACCATGCCGGTCCGTGCGACGATGCTGGGTGGGCGCCTGACGGCCGCTCCATCCGTCCGCCCGGCCGGGGGATAA
- a CDS encoding sensor histidine kinase produces the protein MTTAIGRQLDASAKPDPSTRGAWRYGRLWRDVPGSLLFLLPNLPIVIAGCVVAVVILSLGFGLAILGVGLLIIVGGLWVSRAFVELEVARLRTTGLPPIRGGAWRSSIGTETTLGAVLAPLAGPRWWLAALHTVIVNPIVGGITWGLTITWTVGAVAGTTYWIWADRLSAGSSSGFAELLAPTLDPSDALLADKLWNLSLGVVFLVTLPLVLRVLVLLHHAIASGLFGARPQEELRAELLAERRARGAAVSAEAGAVRRLERDIHDGPQQRLVRLQMDLAAAERRLDTDPASARSLLGEARAQAAETLDELRALSKGLMPPLLQDRGLVAALDDLAARCPVPTRTELAVVSSVTLPRETERGIYFIVAELLTNVSKHADARRAGVEAHVTVDQQLGSRLSLRVTDDGRGGVHLEPGHGLEGLTERAQGLGGRLVIEPAPVWDGVARGSAVSISLPVG, from the coding sequence ATGACCACCGCCATCGGCCGACAGCTCGACGCGTCGGCGAAGCCCGATCCCTCCACCCGAGGCGCATGGCGATACGGTCGGCTCTGGCGGGACGTCCCCGGATCGCTCCTGTTCCTGCTGCCCAACCTGCCGATCGTCATCGCCGGCTGCGTCGTCGCCGTGGTGATCCTCTCCCTCGGCTTCGGGCTCGCGATCCTGGGGGTCGGTCTCCTGATCATCGTCGGCGGCCTCTGGGTGTCGCGGGCGTTCGTGGAGCTCGAGGTCGCGCGTCTCCGCACGACGGGTCTCCCGCCGATCCGAGGAGGAGCCTGGCGGTCGTCCATCGGGACTGAGACGACACTGGGTGCCGTGCTCGCTCCACTCGCCGGACCGCGTTGGTGGCTCGCGGCCCTGCACACGGTCATCGTGAACCCGATCGTCGGGGGCATCACCTGGGGGCTGACCATCACCTGGACCGTGGGTGCCGTCGCCGGCACGACGTACTGGATCTGGGCGGACCGGCTCTCGGCTGGTTCCTCCTCGGGCTTCGCGGAGCTGCTGGCTCCCACGCTGGACCCGTCGGACGCGTTGCTCGCCGACAAGCTCTGGAACCTCTCGCTCGGCGTCGTGTTCCTCGTGACGCTTCCGCTGGTCCTCCGGGTGCTGGTGCTGCTGCACCACGCCATCGCCTCCGGGCTGTTCGGTGCGCGGCCACAGGAGGAGCTGCGAGCCGAGCTCCTGGCGGAGCGGCGTGCACGCGGTGCCGCCGTCTCGGCTGAGGCGGGCGCGGTGCGGCGGCTCGAACGGGACATCCACGATGGTCCGCAGCAGCGACTCGTCCGGCTGCAGATGGATCTCGCGGCCGCCGAACGACGCCTCGACACGGACCCCGCCTCGGCACGCTCGCTCCTGGGTGAGGCGCGCGCCCAGGCCGCCGAGACGCTCGACGAACTTCGTGCGCTCTCGAAGGGCCTGATGCCGCCACTGCTGCAGGACCGCGGCCTCGTCGCCGCACTCGACGACCTCGCCGCGCGGTGTCCGGTGCCGACGAGGACGGAGCTGGCGGTCGTCTCATCGGTGACGCTGCCTCGTGAGACGGAACGTGGGATCTACTTCATCGTCGCCGAACTCCTGACCAACGTGTCGAAGCATGCGGATGCGCGGCGCGCCGGCGTCGAGGCCCACGTGACAGTGGACCAGCAGCTGGGTTCGCGGCTCTCCCTCCGCGTGACCGATGACGGTCGGGGCGGCGTGCACCTGGAACCGGGCCACGGTCTCGAAGGCCTGACGGAACGCGCGCAGGGCCTCGGCGGGAGACTGGTGATCGAGCCGGCCCCGGTGTGGGACGGCGTCGCACGTGGCAGCGCCGTCTCGATCTCGCTCCCCGTAGGCTGA
- a CDS encoding response regulator → MISPDRAGRGPLRIVIAEDSTLLREGLMRLFDEAGFITVAAYADAEALQRGLAADRPDLIVMDVRMPPTFRDEGVRAAIALRAEHPDLPVLLLSQYVETVYARELLADGGRGIGYLLKDRVASLEEVQDAIHRLVEGGTVLDPDVVRTLFAAQRDPLAGLTPRETEVLSAMAEGRTNTAIAERLRVGVGAVEKHISAIFQKLGLEDSGSDHRRVLAVLALLQRND, encoded by the coding sequence GTGATCAGCCCTGACCGTGCCGGTAGAGGACCGCTCCGCATCGTGATCGCCGAGGATTCGACACTCCTCCGCGAGGGCTTGATGCGGCTGTTCGACGAGGCCGGCTTCATCACGGTCGCCGCCTACGCCGATGCGGAGGCGCTCCAGCGCGGGCTCGCGGCGGACCGACCGGACCTCATCGTCATGGACGTCCGCATGCCGCCCACGTTCCGGGACGAAGGGGTCCGCGCAGCGATAGCGCTGCGCGCCGAGCATCCCGACCTCCCCGTCCTGCTGCTCAGCCAGTACGTCGAGACCGTCTACGCCCGGGAGCTGCTCGCGGACGGCGGGCGTGGGATCGGTTATCTCCTCAAGGACCGGGTCGCCTCGTTGGAGGAGGTGCAGGACGCCATCCACCGGTTGGTCGAGGGAGGGACCGTCCTCGACCCCGACGTGGTCCGCACCCTGTTCGCAGCACAGCGCGACCCGTTGGCCGGCCTGACCCCACGTGAGACGGAGGTGCTCTCCGCCATGGCGGAGGGGCGCACGAACACGGCGATCGCCGAACGCCTGCGGGTCGGTGTCGGTGCGGTCGAGAAGCACATCTCGGCCATCTTCCAGAAGCTCGGTCTCGAGGACTCCGGGAGCGACCACCGACGGGTCCTCGCGGTCCTCGCCCTGCTCCAGCGCAACGATTGA
- a CDS encoding Dps family protein — MTDITTSIPQAVANPDVAAGTAQFLSPVVVDLTAIVVNGKQAHWHVRGANFIGVHELLDDIVEHAQEWADLAAERIVALGLPVDARLSTVAAKTSTPELSEGFQQSDRTIAEVIALIDAASASVNTAVDELDELDQTSQDIAIEIARGLDKDRWFLFAHLSR; from the coding sequence ATGACCGACATCACCACCTCCATTCCGCAGGCCGTCGCCAACCCGGACGTCGCAGCAGGCACCGCGCAGTTCCTCAGCCCCGTCGTCGTCGACCTCACCGCCATCGTCGTCAACGGCAAGCAGGCCCACTGGCACGTGCGTGGCGCGAACTTCATCGGTGTCCACGAGCTGCTCGACGACATCGTCGAGCACGCGCAGGAGTGGGCCGACCTCGCCGCAGAGCGCATCGTCGCCCTCGGCCTCCCGGTCGACGCACGCCTCAGCACCGTTGCCGCGAAGACCAGCACGCCCGAGCTGAGCGAGGGCTTCCAGCAGTCAGACCGCACCATCGCCGAGGTCATCGCCCTCATCGACGCCGCCTCCGCCTCGGTCAACACCGCGGTCGACGAGCTCGATGAGCTCGACCAGACCAGCCAGGACATCGCGATCGAGATCGCCCGCGGCCTCGACAAGGACCGCTGGTTCCTCTTCGCCCACCTCAGCCGGTAG
- a CDS encoding gamma carbonic anhydrase family protein — MTLHGTVRKLSDGRSPRIDPSAYTAPGSVLVGAVTLAEDSSVWYNAVLRADSDSITLGTGSNIQDGVAVHTDSGHPTVIGRNVSVGHNAVVHGCTVEDDCLIGMGSVVLSGAVIGAGSLVAGGAVVLEGMIVPPGSLVAGVPAKVRRELTADEREAIRQNAAHYVALRAVHAAVVDED; from the coding sequence ATGACGCTGCACGGTACGGTCAGGAAACTCTCAGACGGACGCTCGCCCCGGATCGACCCGAGTGCCTATACGGCGCCGGGCTCCGTGCTGGTGGGCGCCGTCACGCTCGCCGAGGATTCGAGCGTCTGGTACAACGCCGTCCTCCGCGCGGACTCCGACTCGATCACGCTCGGCACAGGGTCCAACATCCAGGACGGGGTCGCCGTGCACACGGACAGCGGCCACCCGACGGTCATCGGACGCAACGTCTCCGTCGGGCACAACGCGGTCGTCCACGGCTGCACGGTCGAGGACGACTGCCTCATCGGGATGGGTTCCGTGGTCCTGAGTGGCGCCGTGATCGGTGCCGGGTCGCTCGTCGCCGGGGGAGCGGTGGTCCTCGAGGGCATGATCGTGCCGCCCGGTTCGCTTGTCGCGGGGGTCCCGGCCAAGGTGCGGCGGGAGCTGACGGCCGACGAGCGGGAGGCGATCCGACAGAACGCCGCACACTACGTCGCGCTCAGAGCGGTCCACGCCGCAGTCGTCGACGAAGACTAG